The following proteins come from a genomic window of Denitromonas sp.:
- a CDS encoding restriction endonuclease, translating into MKQAKEDRRAPAMPVRGGWRLWALAVGLTGVLLVAVQSWDQTRDRAMVVIPVLALLVSVIFGGAIMAMRLRSQARAGNTLAPPLRGSARGRRQTHRSDEPPPTIHSAPTEFDPTALDDPDALDFDPDVVPAATRVWTLSLLESLEWQRFDAVCVAYYTQKAISHRALPLAHAQGCDVYLYQDKLNLDKATGLVHVRSRGVTHLDVPSVRELIGAMTHEQIERGFLMTNGRFTAQARALGREHGIVLVDGRVLLAMIERLPSEARSRLHAIATEGGYTTPSCPTCGEKMVNATGSHGDYWGCRHYPECTTILPRRPALD; encoded by the coding sequence ATGAAGCAGGCAAAAGAAGATCGGCGCGCCCCCGCGATGCCCGTCCGCGGCGGATGGCGGCTTTGGGCGCTCGCCGTCGGGTTGACCGGCGTGCTGCTGGTGGCCGTGCAAAGCTGGGATCAGACGCGGGATCGCGCCATGGTGGTGATTCCCGTGCTGGCCTTGCTGGTGTCGGTGATCTTCGGTGGCGCCATCATGGCGATGCGCTTGCGCAGCCAGGCCCGCGCCGGCAATACGCTGGCACCGCCACTGCGGGGCAGCGCCCGCGGGCGCCGGCAGACGCACCGCAGTGACGAACCGCCACCAACCATCCACTCGGCGCCGACCGAGTTCGACCCCACCGCGCTGGACGACCCGGACGCCCTCGATTTCGATCCGGACGTGGTGCCGGCAGCCACCCGCGTCTGGACCCTGAGCCTGCTCGAGAGCCTCGAATGGCAGCGCTTTGACGCCGTGTGCGTGGCCTACTACACGCAAAAGGCGATCTCGCATCGTGCGCTGCCGCTGGCCCATGCGCAGGGCTGCGACGTTTATCTGTACCAGGACAAGCTCAACCTGGACAAGGCCACCGGCCTGGTGCATGTGCGCAGCCGCGGCGTTACCCACCTCGATGTGCCGTCTGTGCGGGAACTGATCGGCGCGATGACACACGAACAGATCGAACGTGGTTTCTTGATGACCAACGGCCGTTTCACCGCGCAGGCGCGGGCGCTCGGTCGCGAGCATGGCATCGTGCTGGTCGACGGCCGGGTCTTGCTGGCCATGATCGAGCGGCTGCCATCCGAGGCGCGCTCACGGCTGCACGCCATCGCCACCGAGGGCGGCTACACCACGCCCTCGTGCCCGACGTGCGGGGAGAAGATGGTCAATGCCACCGGCTCGCATGGCGACTACTGGGGCTGCCGGCACTACCCGGAGTGCACCACCATCCTGCCACGGCGCCCCGCACTCGACTAA
- a CDS encoding PQQ-dependent sugar dehydrogenase, with product MRHRLRHPRWITALALVLATALANAQTLRLDSAQGKLAVSTVATGLDTPWSLAFLPDGRMLVSERVGRLRIVGADGVLSASITNVPPVHASGQGGLLDVVLGPQFAADQRIYFSFAQPTARGVRTAVARARLDADATPPRLSEVEVIFAQQDDPPGGHHFGSRLVFDDAGHLFITLGERYHSRERALALDSHLGKIVRIHPDGRVPGDNPFVRRADALPEIWSYGHRNVQGAARHPVTGALWTHEHGPQGGDEINIPRAGANHGWPEITFGREYVTGWRIGEGSARADVAAPVHHWTPSIAPSGMAFYTGALFPAWQGNLFVGSLKFGMLARVVLKGERVVSEERLLTEIGNRIRDVRQGPDGALYVLDETEGRILRIAPAN from the coding sequence ATGCGCCACCGGCTGCGACACCCACGATGGATCACGGCACTGGCCCTGGTACTGGCCACCGCCCTCGCCAACGCCCAGACCCTGCGGCTCGACTCGGCCCAGGGCAAGCTCGCCGTCAGTACGGTTGCCACCGGGCTGGACACCCCGTGGTCGCTGGCCTTCCTGCCCGATGGGCGGATGCTGGTCAGTGAACGGGTTGGTCGCCTGCGGATTGTCGGTGCCGACGGCGTGCTGTCGGCGTCGATTACCAATGTGCCGCCGGTGCATGCCTCGGGGCAGGGCGGTCTGCTCGACGTGGTGCTCGGGCCGCAGTTTGCGGCCGACCAGCGGATCTACTTCAGCTTTGCACAACCCACGGCGCGGGGGGTGCGGACCGCCGTCGCCCGCGCGCGGCTCGACGCAGACGCCACGCCGCCGCGCTTGAGCGAGGTCGAGGTGATCTTCGCCCAGCAGGACGACCCGCCAGGCGGACACCACTTCGGCTCACGCCTGGTCTTTGACGACGCCGGGCACCTGTTCATTACCCTGGGCGAGCGCTACCACTCGCGTGAGCGGGCCCTGGCGCTCGACAGCCATCTGGGCAAGATCGTGCGCATTCATCCGGATGGCCGCGTGCCGGGCGACAACCCCTTCGTTCGCCGCGCCGACGCCCTGCCTGAAATCTGGTCCTACGGTCATCGCAATGTCCAGGGCGCAGCCCGGCATCCGGTCACCGGTGCGCTATGGACGCATGAGCACGGGCCTCAGGGCGGCGACGAGATCAACATCCCGCGCGCCGGCGCCAATCATGGCTGGCCGGAGATTACCTTTGGCCGCGAGTACGTGACCGGCTGGCGCATCGGCGAGGGTAGCGCGCGGGCCGATGTCGCCGCGCCGGTGCATCACTGGACGCCGTCAATTGCCCCGTCGGGCATGGCGTTCTACACCGGCGCGCTGTTTCCGGCCTGGCAGGGCAATCTCTTTGTCGGCTCGCTCAAGTTCGGCATGCTGGCGCGCGTGGTGCTCAAGGGCGAGCGGGTGGTGAGCGAGGAGCGCCTGCTCACCGAGATCGGCAACCGCATCCGTGATGTGCGCCAGGGGCCGGACGGCGCGCTGTATGTGCTCGACGAGACCGAGGGGCGCATCCTGCGCATCGCCCCGGCAAACTGA
- a CDS encoding GspE/PulE family protein: protein MPTAFGEKLVLRIFNPDVLLKSFGELGFSQAEGVRWREMFSQPNGIILVTGPTGSGKTTTLYSTLKELATPEVNVCTIEDPIEMVYPHLNQMQVQHNIGLDFASGVRTLLRQDPDVIMVGEIRDLETAEMAIQSALTGHLVLSTLHTNDAPSAITRLLDLGVPPYLIRSTLLGVLAQRLVRTLCPHCRKPAPIDEADWCELVAPWKSTLPTTASGPVGCLECRMTGYHGRVGLYELMTLSPTLRQHISPDMDLARFRAQAVREHMTPLRLAGARQIAAGTTTIEEIARSTPPASGEAQ from the coding sequence ATGCCCACCGCATTCGGCGAAAAGCTGGTGCTGCGCATCTTCAACCCGGATGTGCTGCTCAAGTCCTTCGGTGAGCTCGGCTTCAGCCAGGCCGAGGGCGTGCGCTGGCGCGAGATGTTCTCCCAGCCCAACGGCATCATCCTGGTGACCGGCCCGACCGGCTCGGGCAAGACCACCACGCTTTACTCCACGCTCAAGGAGCTGGCCACGCCCGAGGTGAATGTGTGCACCATCGAAGACCCCATCGAGATGGTCTATCCGCACCTCAACCAGATGCAGGTGCAACACAACATCGGGCTCGATTTCGCCAGCGGGGTGCGTACCCTGCTGCGCCAGGACCCGGACGTGATCATGGTCGGCGAGATCCGCGATCTGGAAACCGCCGAGATGGCCATCCAGTCGGCCCTCACCGGGCACCTGGTGCTGTCCACCCTGCACACCAACGACGCGCCGTCGGCCATCACCCGCCTGCTCGACCTCGGCGTGCCGCCCTACCTGATTCGCTCGACGCTGCTCGGCGTGCTCGCCCAGCGTCTGGTGCGCACCCTGTGCCCGCACTGCCGGAAACCGGCTCCCATCGATGAAGCCGACTGGTGCGAGCTGGTCGCGCCGTGGAAATCCACGCTGCCCACCACGGCCAGCGGCCCGGTCGGCTGCCTGGAGTGCCGCATGACCGGCTATCACGGCCGGGTCGGCCTCTACGAGCTGATGACGCTCAGCCCCACCCTGCGCCAGCACATCAGCCCGGACATGGATCTGGCGCGCTTTCGCGCGCAGGCGGTGCGTGAGCACATGACCCCGCTGCGCCTGGCCGGCGCACGGCAGATTGCAGCGGGCACCACCACCATCGAGGAGATCGCCCGCTCGACCCCGCCCGCCAGCGGTGAGGCGCAGTAA
- a CDS encoding ATPase, T2SS/T4P/T4SS family, producing the protein MPTTRLSSISSNWLLQYAFEQRASDIHIEPRREVCNVRFRIDGVMHLVYQTPVPVAAAITNRIKLMGRMDVVEKRRPQDGRIKTQSGNGEEIELRLSNHAHRIRRKAGAAHLQPGCAAQVLR; encoded by the coding sequence ATGCCAACGACCAGGCTGTCATCCATATCGTCGAACTGGCTGCTGCAATACGCCTTCGAGCAGCGCGCCAGCGACATCCACATCGAGCCGCGACGCGAGGTGTGCAATGTGCGCTTTCGCATCGACGGGGTGATGCATCTCGTCTATCAGACCCCGGTGCCGGTGGCCGCGGCGATCACCAACCGCATCAAGCTGATGGGCCGCATGGATGTGGTCGAGAAACGCCGCCCGCAGGACGGACGGATCAAGACCCAGTCGGGCAACGGCGAGGAAATCGAGCTGCGCCTGTCGAACCATGCCCACCGCATTCGGCGAAAAGCTGGTGCTGCGCATCTTCAACCCGGATGTGCTGCTCAAGTCCTTCGGTGA
- a CDS encoding CreA family protein: MKAVLLALVSALWMLPVAAEDIGGVNTEWKLTGSHKLVVEAFDDPKVDGVACYVAKPERGGIAGAFGVAEELSDVSIACRQVGPIRFREPLPRQEDAFSQRRSIIFKTLHVVRIVDVSRNTLVYLTYTDKVISGSPQNSVTAVTVDRATPIPLEK; the protein is encoded by the coding sequence ATGAAAGCCGTGTTGCTTGCCCTGGTGTCCGCGCTATGGATGCTGCCCGTGGCCGCCGAAGATATCGGCGGCGTCAATACCGAGTGGAAGCTGACCGGCTCGCACAAGCTGGTGGTGGAAGCCTTCGACGACCCCAAGGTCGATGGCGTGGCCTGCTATGTGGCCAAGCCCGAGCGCGGCGGCATTGCCGGCGCGTTCGGCGTGGCCGAAGAGCTGTCGGACGTTTCGATCGCCTGCCGGCAGGTCGGCCCGATCCGCTTTCGCGAGCCGCTGCCCCGGCAGGAAGACGCGTTCAGCCAGCGCCGCTCGATCATTTTCAAGACACTGCACGTGGTTCGCATTGTCGACGTCAGCCGCAATACGCTGGTGTATCTGACCTACACCGACAAGGTCATTTCCGGCAGCCCGCAAAACTCGGTGACGGCCGTCACCGTCGACCGCGCCACACCGATCCCCCTGGAAAAGTAA
- a CDS encoding NADPH-dependent oxidoreductase, with protein sequence MTTHHPLYETRYGGVEQTVPDVTTTLIDQLLTHRSVRAFRPDPVSDAQLGAMIAAAQSAASSSNLQVWSVVAVRDPATRDQLAEFAGNQAHVRQAPLQLVWLADLSRLERIAAAEGRPSEALDYTEMFLVGVIDAALAAQNAVAAAESMGLSTVYIGGMRNRPEDVARVLDLPPKTFAVFGMCVGHEDAARPASVKPRLPQSAVLHHERYSTDQAAAIADYNTAMARFYEGQQMDVKGTWSIHSAKRIAGPETLSGRDRLVEALKHRGFALR encoded by the coding sequence ATGACGACACACCACCCCTTGTATGAAACCCGCTACGGCGGAGTTGAGCAGACGGTTCCCGACGTCACCACGACCCTGATCGATCAGTTGCTCACCCACCGCTCGGTGCGTGCCTTCCGTCCCGATCCGGTCAGCGACGCCCAGCTCGGTGCCATGATTGCCGCCGCGCAGTCGGCCGCCAGCTCCTCCAACCTGCAGGTGTGGAGCGTGGTGGCGGTGCGCGACCCGGCCACGCGTGACCAACTGGCCGAATTCGCCGGCAACCAGGCGCATGTGCGACAGGCTCCCTTGCAACTGGTGTGGCTCGCCGACCTGTCGCGGCTCGAGCGCATCGCTGCCGCCGAAGGCCGGCCCAGCGAGGCGCTGGATTACACCGAGATGTTCCTCGTCGGGGTCATCGACGCGGCGCTGGCCGCACAAAACGCGGTGGCAGCAGCCGAATCGATGGGCTTGTCGACGGTGTACATCGGCGGCATGCGCAACCGGCCGGAGGACGTCGCCCGCGTGCTCGACCTGCCGCCCAAGACCTTCGCCGTGTTCGGCATGTGCGTCGGCCATGAAGACGCGGCACGTCCGGCCAGTGTCAAGCCCCGTCTGCCGCAGTCCGCGGTGCTGCACCATGAGCGCTATTCAACCGACCAGGCTGCCGCCATTGCCGACTACAACACCGCCATGGCCCGCTTCTATGAAGGACAGCAGATGGACGTGAAGGGCACCTGGTCGATCCATTCGGCCAAGCGCATCGCCGGGCCGGAAACGCTGTCAGGACGCGACCGCCTGGTCGAGGCGCTCAAGCACCGCGGCTTCGCCCTCAGGTAA
- a CDS encoding bifunctional diguanylate cyclase/phosphodiesterase produces the protein MSNNLKLVNDSLGHAAGDVLLQSVAQRLRHCVGEKDLVCRQGGDEFIVLLDELPNLEAATTVAQRINDRLGAPYQTDSGELVTSVSIGIAMYPDDGDDFNALLRKADAAMYQAKEAGRNTFRSHHLDADPNALDELMIRNGLRPALTRGEFSLHYQPILSLATGTLLGAEALLRWRHPTLGDIPPDRFIRVAELSGHIVSIGEWVLHEACRTAATWPRGDLSVAVNLSPLQFRHGSLEASISAALSASGLDGRRLELEITESTLMGDTSILIDQLARLKALGLRLAVDDFGTGYSCLAYLRRLPVDKLKIDRAFVGDMSEDADDASIVRAIIQMAEALGVRTVAEGVESAHQHAMLEALGCAEGQGYFYARPMPAEAFARWAADDTARPALT, from the coding sequence ATGTCGAACAACCTCAAACTGGTCAATGACTCACTCGGCCATGCCGCCGGCGACGTGCTGCTGCAGTCGGTCGCCCAGCGGCTGCGCCACTGTGTGGGCGAAAAGGATCTGGTCTGCCGCCAGGGCGGGGACGAGTTCATCGTGCTGCTCGACGAGCTGCCGAACCTCGAGGCTGCCACAACGGTCGCGCAGCGCATCAACGACCGCCTGGGCGCGCCCTACCAGACCGACAGTGGCGAACTGGTCACCTCGGTATCGATCGGCATTGCCATGTATCCGGATGACGGCGACGATTTCAATGCCCTGCTGCGCAAGGCCGATGCGGCCATGTATCAGGCCAAGGAGGCGGGGCGGAACACCTTCCGCAGCCACCACCTGGATGCCGATCCGAATGCGCTGGACGAGTTGATGATTCGCAACGGGCTGCGCCCGGCGCTGACGCGTGGCGAGTTTTCGCTGCATTACCAGCCGATCCTCAGCCTCGCCACCGGCACGCTGCTCGGCGCCGAAGCCCTGCTGCGATGGCGGCATCCGACGCTGGGCGACATTCCGCCGGACCGCTTCATCCGTGTGGCCGAGCTGAGCGGGCATATCGTCAGCATTGGCGAGTGGGTGCTGCACGAGGCGTGCCGGACGGCGGCCACCTGGCCGCGGGGCGATCTGAGCGTCGCGGTCAACCTCTCGCCCTTGCAGTTCCGCCATGGATCGCTCGAGGCCAGCATTTCGGCGGCCTTGTCGGCCTCGGGCCTCGATGGTCGCCGGCTGGAGCTGGAAATCACCGAATCGACCCTGATGGGCGACACCAGCATCCTCATCGACCAGCTCGCCCGCCTCAAGGCCCTCGGCCTTCGCCTGGCGGTGGACGATTTCGGCACCGGCTACTCCTGCCTGGCCTATCTGCGCCGGCTACCGGTGGACAAGCTGAAGATCGACCGTGCCTTCGTCGGCGACATGAGCGAGGATGCCGACGATGCGAGCATCGTCCGCGCCATCATCCAGATGGCCGAAGCCCTGGGCGTGCGCACCGTCGCCGAAGGGGTCGAAAGCGCCCACCAGCACGCCATGCTCGAGGCGCTCGGTTGTGCCGAGGGCCAGGGCTACTTCTATGCCCGGCCGATGCCCGCCGAGGCGTTTGCGCGCTGGGCCGCCGACGACACGGCCCGGCCAGCGCTTACCTGA
- a CDS encoding PAS domain S-box protein, giving the protein MSQQDAGEDNQLSREEQDAILKLQQDLLAAIARGDEPLALIDRLCLLEEQLVPGAVASAMRLSKHAGTLQVLAAPSIPDEAQARLQNLRPGPGAGSCGNAVFRGEPVFVANTFADPRWADLRSTAVDFNIRACWSMPIYGAGGKVIGSFALSSFAHREPGVFHRRLLEIGAHLIGILLERQAQDTQLRLAARLFETSEEGIVITDAQNRIQAVNPAFSRTTGYAADECLGRHPSMLSSGRHDKAFYQRLWGELMRNGHWQGEIWNRRKNGEIYPEWLVLSAIRDHSGQITQHVGIFSDLTEYHASQNRIRFLATHDVLTELPNRMLLEERCGQVVAWAHKAGHRVGLLFVDVEQPQTGQ; this is encoded by the coding sequence ATGTCGCAACAAGACGCCGGGGAAGACAACCAGCTGTCGCGCGAAGAACAGGACGCAATCCTCAAGCTTCAGCAAGACCTGCTGGCCGCTATCGCGCGCGGTGACGAGCCGCTGGCGCTGATCGACCGCCTGTGCCTGCTCGAAGAGCAACTGGTGCCCGGTGCCGTTGCCAGCGCGATGCGCTTGAGCAAACACGCCGGCACCCTGCAGGTGCTGGCGGCGCCGAGCATTCCCGACGAGGCGCAGGCGCGGCTGCAGAATCTGCGCCCCGGCCCCGGTGCGGGGTCGTGCGGTAATGCGGTATTTCGCGGCGAGCCGGTGTTTGTCGCCAACACCTTTGCCGATCCGCGCTGGGCCGACCTGCGCTCGACGGCGGTCGATTTCAATATCCGAGCGTGCTGGTCGATGCCGATCTACGGCGCCGGCGGCAAGGTCATCGGCAGTTTTGCACTTTCGAGTTTCGCGCACCGTGAGCCCGGCGTGTTCCACCGTCGCTTGCTCGAGATCGGTGCGCACCTGATCGGCATCCTGCTCGAACGTCAGGCCCAGGACACCCAGTTGCGACTGGCCGCTCGCCTGTTCGAAACGAGCGAAGAAGGCATCGTTATCACCGACGCGCAGAACCGCATCCAGGCCGTCAATCCGGCCTTCAGCCGCACGACCGGTTACGCGGCGGACGAATGCCTCGGCCGGCACCCGTCGATGCTCTCCTCCGGTCGTCACGACAAGGCGTTCTATCAGCGGCTATGGGGCGAGCTGATGCGCAACGGCCACTGGCAGGGCGAGATCTGGAACCGACGCAAGAACGGCGAGATCTACCCCGAGTGGCTGGTGCTCTCGGCCATTCGCGACCACTCTGGCCAGATCACGCAGCATGTCGGCATCTTCTCGGACCTGACCGAGTACCACGCCTCGCAGAACCGCATCCGCTTCCTCGCCACCCACGATGTCCTGACCGAACTGCCCAACCGCATGCTGCTCGAGGAGCGCTGCGGCCAGGTCGTGGCCTGGGCGCACAAGGCCGGTCACCGCGTGGGGCTGCTGTTTGTCGATGTCGAACAACCTCAAACTGGTCAATGA
- a CDS encoding HD-GYP domain-containing protein, protein MMNEAFVHRAAVLVCDDTLGSDASFRAAFDQAGIREVTTLADPGLAPPALRDRRYDLIVLDLEASPTDGLALLNQLHHAPAQTPRQPVLVIVPAQATELRHQALALGATDFLPRPFDSEALMVRVRNALHLRAAELRECQLADEIEARVEARTAELTQATDAIAHRLAQVCEMGDHHSEQHIRRIGKLAHILAHAAGLPPEQCFLIEHAAPLHDVGKLAVSDDILLKSGQLSAQEFDHVKRHTQFGKTLLDDPESTLVNLAASIANHHHERWDGTGYPNGLRGEAIPIEGRILAICDVFDALISTRPYKDPWSVQNAVDYLVAQAGHSFDPVLVAHFIAQLSAVEAVLTDYPDTH, encoded by the coding sequence ATGATGAACGAGGCCTTCGTGCACCGGGCGGCCGTGCTGGTGTGTGATGACACGCTCGGCAGCGACGCCAGCTTCCGGGCGGCGTTCGACCAGGCCGGCATCCGCGAGGTGACAACCCTTGCCGACCCCGGCCTGGCGCCGCCAGCGCTGCGCGACCGGCGCTACGACCTGATCGTGCTCGACCTTGAAGCCTCGCCCACCGACGGCCTGGCATTGCTCAACCAGCTGCATCACGCGCCGGCACAGACGCCACGACAGCCGGTGCTCGTCATCGTCCCCGCCCAGGCCACCGAACTGCGCCATCAGGCACTGGCGCTTGGGGCGACCGATTTCCTGCCACGCCCCTTCGATAGCGAGGCGCTGATGGTTCGTGTGCGTAACGCACTGCACCTGCGCGCGGCCGAACTGCGTGAATGCCAGCTGGCGGACGAGATTGAAGCCCGGGTCGAGGCACGCACCGCCGAGCTGACGCAAGCCACCGACGCCATCGCCCATCGGCTGGCCCAGGTGTGCGAGATGGGCGACCACCACTCCGAGCAGCACATCCGCCGCATTGGCAAGCTGGCGCACATCCTGGCGCACGCCGCCGGGCTGCCGCCCGAGCAGTGCTTCCTGATCGAACACGCTGCGCCATTGCACGATGTGGGCAAGCTGGCGGTTTCCGACGACATCCTGCTCAAGTCCGGCCAGCTCTCGGCACAGGAGTTCGATCATGTCAAACGCCACACGCAGTTCGGCAAGACCCTGCTCGACGACCCCGAGTCGACGCTGGTGAACCTGGCGGCGAGCATTGCCAATCATCACCATGAACGCTGGGACGGCACCGGCTATCCGAACGGGTTGCGCGGCGAGGCGATCCCCATCGAGGGGCGGATCTTGGCGATCTGCGATGTGTTCGACGCGCTGATCTCAACGCGCCCATACAAGGATCCGTGGTCGGTCCAGAACGCCGTGGATTACCTGGTGGCCCAGGCCGGGCACAGCTTCGACCCGGTCCTGGTGGCGCATTTCATCGCGCAGCTGTCGGCGGTGGAGGCTGTGCTGACCGACTACCCCGACACACACTGA
- a CDS encoding putative bifunctional diguanylate cyclase/phosphodiesterase yields MKYALAKDTARTHTYWCELDSRGVVDASDAFRRIHGATPPLEQVWPHAPALLRAIDTVRAHTRPSRLDNIAVGAELVPVGGVLVLPGGGQRIFIAGTPQGEQTELAQQLVLSRWRSDFADVVSAPLPQPQRIHNCLSLLLTHSGGTQVAIVEQRPEGVRVLHRACADPADTDTRTIAALVFDGRWPQMADTDDAGASLIVTDTQPPALLQPLTRIGETSCQRAIVVSPFDASRKAAIGLMVSTVGNWIGNILRAADAVRLAQQRDRLYAEVVRAMSDAVLVVDNHHRVLQSNRAADQLVGAEAEALIGSDVRDLIQASGSDGDMVDWVTLARPGDTVRIDPVACALPRRGGVAMIKGSCARLGLAADDDPATGSVVMVLRDVSHEIEAMRRAEWDAAHDGLTGLHNRAGFERRMSQIESAGQLICVDLDRFKLINDTCGHAAGDQVLRAVATIIRKHIRRMDVPARIGGDEFFVALPQCPEAVAMRIAESIRADVERYAYHDERGEAYHVSCSIGVCAYLDQDSIQRARADADAAMYSAKRSGKNRVVAFERSPHAMARSSDVHWAHRIERAIDEDRVELWRQPIVDLQNGRARGYEVLVRMRDDNGVLVSPAEFIPPAERFDLIAALDRHIISRIARDFGAVLDGGRYVSINLSGRSASDPGLADWITDCFERADVHPHQICIELTETAAAVDRTDVLNLMHALRRAGFCIALDDLGSGVASFATLRDLPVDIVKLDGGYVRGVAQDARAQKIVQAVVQVARSHGIETVAEWIEDEATLSWVSQAGITRGQGFYLGVPEPVSPVTDARAATEAITLN; encoded by the coding sequence TTGAAATACGCCCTCGCCAAAGATACCGCGCGCACCCACACCTATTGGTGTGAACTGGACAGCCGCGGCGTCGTCGATGCCAGCGATGCCTTCCGCCGGATCCACGGCGCGACGCCGCCACTCGAGCAGGTGTGGCCGCACGCGCCGGCACTTCTTCGAGCGATCGATACGGTTCGTGCGCACACTCGCCCCAGTCGGCTCGACAACATTGCCGTGGGCGCCGAGCTGGTACCGGTCGGTGGCGTGTTGGTGCTGCCCGGCGGCGGGCAACGTATCTTCATCGCCGGCACACCGCAGGGCGAACAGACCGAGCTTGCGCAACAGCTCGTGCTGTCGCGCTGGCGCAGCGACTTCGCCGATGTCGTCTCGGCGCCTCTGCCGCAACCGCAGCGCATCCACAACTGTCTGTCGCTACTGCTGACGCACAGCGGCGGCACCCAGGTGGCGATCGTCGAGCAGCGCCCCGAGGGCGTGCGCGTGCTGCACCGCGCCTGCGCTGACCCCGCCGACACCGACACCCGCACCATCGCTGCGCTGGTCTTCGACGGCCGTTGGCCGCAGATGGCCGATACCGACGACGCCGGCGCCAGCCTTATCGTGACCGACACCCAGCCCCCCGCACTGCTCCAGCCGCTCACGCGCATCGGCGAGACCAGCTGCCAACGCGCGATTGTCGTGTCGCCCTTCGACGCGAGCCGCAAGGCCGCCATCGGGCTCATGGTCAGCACCGTCGGCAACTGGATCGGCAACATCCTGCGTGCCGCCGACGCCGTCCGCCTGGCACAACAGCGCGACCGCCTTTACGCGGAGGTGGTCCGTGCCATGTCCGACGCCGTGCTGGTCGTCGACAACCACCACCGCGTCTTGCAGAGCAACCGCGCTGCCGACCAGCTGGTCGGCGCTGAGGCCGAGGCGCTCATCGGCAGCGACGTGCGCGATCTTATCCAGGCCAGTGGCAGCGACGGCGACATGGTCGACTGGGTCACGCTGGCGCGGCCCGGGGACACCGTCCGCATCGACCCGGTTGCCTGTGCCTTGCCGCGTCGCGGCGGGGTCGCCATGATCAAGGGCTCCTGCGCCCGACTGGGGCTGGCCGCAGACGACGATCCGGCCACCGGCTCGGTGGTGATGGTGCTGCGCGATGTCAGCCACGAGATCGAAGCCATGCGCCGCGCCGAGTGGGATGCCGCCCATGACGGCCTCACCGGGCTGCACAATCGCGCCGGCTTCGAACGCCGGATGAGCCAGATCGAATCCGCCGGCCAGCTCATCTGTGTCGACCTCGACCGCTTCAAGCTGATCAACGACACCTGCGGTCATGCGGCGGGCGACCAGGTGCTGCGCGCGGTCGCCACCATCATCCGCAAACACATCCGCCGCATGGACGTGCCCGCCCGGATCGGCGGCGACGAGTTCTTCGTGGCGCTGCCGCAGTGCCCGGAAGCGGTGGCCATGCGCATTGCCGAGTCGATCCGGGCAGACGTGGAGCGCTATGCCTATCATGACGAGCGCGGCGAGGCCTACCATGTGAGCTGCTCGATCGGCGTGTGCGCCTACCTCGATCAGGACTCCATCCAGCGCGCGCGCGCCGACGCCGACGCCGCCATGTACAGCGCCAAGCGCAGCGGCAAGAACCGGGTGGTGGCCTTCGAGCGCAGTCCGCATGCCATGGCGCGCTCCAGTGATGTGCACTGGGCGCACCGCATCGAGCGCGCCATCGATGAAGACCGTGTCGAGCTGTGGCGTCAGCCGATCGTCGATCTGCAGAACGGCCGGGCCCGCGGCTATGAGGTGCTGGTGCGCATGCGCGACGACAACGGCGTACTGGTGTCGCCCGCCGAGTTCATTCCGCCGGCCGAGCGCTTCGACCTGATCGCCGCCCTCGACCGCCACATCATCTCGCGCATCGCGCGCGATTTCGGCGCCGTGCTCGATGGCGGGCGCTATGTGTCGATCAATCTGTCAGGCCGCTCCGCCTCCGACCCCGGCCTGGCCGATTGGATCACCGACTGCTTCGAGCGTGCCGATGTGCACCCGCACCAGATCTGCATCGAACTGACCGAGACGGCCGCGGCCGTCGACCGCACCGACGTGCTCAACCTGATGCATGCCTTGCGCCGCGCAGGCTTCTGTATTGCGCTGGACGACCTGGGCAGCGGCGTGGCCAGCTTCGCCACGCTGCGCGATCTGCCGGTCGATATCGTCAAGCTCGACGGCGGCTATGTGCGCGGGGTGGCGCAAGACGCGCGGGCGCAGAAGATCGTCCAGGCCGTGGTGCAGGTGGCGCGTAGCCACGGGATCGAAACGGTGGCCGAGTGGATCGAAGACGAAGCCACGCTGTCCTGGGTCAGCCAGGCAGGGATCACGCGGGGGCAGGGTTTCTACCTCGGCGTGCCGGAGCCGGTCAGCCCGGTGACCGACGCACGTGCCGCCACCGAGGCCATCACGCTGAACTGA